The region TTTCGAAGGCTTCGGCAAAGCATCCAACAGCCAGGCAGACAAAATCAACGGAGGCAGAAACAGGAGGCCAACGCAGAATGGCATCCAAAACGGATCGACGGCAACGTAATCCAACATCCAGCGTCCGGCATCTTTGACGATTCCCGTCGCGACAATATACGAGCAGCTTAGCGTTGCGACGAGCAATTCTGTCGCACGACGACCTTCGAGGTACCGCATCGCCAATCCCCAGACCATGCCCAGCGGCAGCCCGTTACCGAAGATGGCGACGACTTTCCAGTTCATCGGTAAGATCGCGAAACCGAGCAATGCCAGCTCTGCGAAAACAACCAGGCTGATTGTTGCGACGAATAGTTGCTCTCGTTTCAACTGCGAACAAAACTTGATTCCAACGTATTTGGAAATCACGTAGCCAAACAACTGGCTAAGCACGAGGGCGGTCTTCAACTCGACGCCTGTGTCAGCAAATTCATATCCAGCATACGTAGCGACTGCCAACGGTTTACGAAACGCATACATGCAGAAGTAAACTGTGAAGGATGTCACCGAGGCAAACAGGATAGTGGTCCAAGCGCTGGAACGCTCCAGGAAATCGTGAAGTCCTTGATTTCCGCGTGTCCAATTCATGAGATTCGTCTGCTTCTGCGGTACTGGCTCGGCGAGACGTCGAGTTCGCGACGGAATGCGCGGCACATCACTTCCGGCGAGTCAAAACCACATCGCGCTGCAATATCGGCAATCGACAGTACCGATCGATCCAACAGTTGTTTGGCCATATCGAGCCGAACCGACATGATCTGTTTACTTGGCGATACATCTAGATACCGGTCGAACAGCTGCTCTAACAATCGCCGCGATGTGCCTGCTTGTTCGGCGAGATCGGCAACCTGAATCGGCCGATGATAATTGTCCCGAACAAAACGCAAAGCACTAACCAGCCGATCATCGGGAAGGACTGTCCAATCAGTTGACTGCTCGGAAATAACGTTGGTTGGAGATATCGTCACCACGGCACTTCCATCTTCTTCTCCCTGCATAATACGATCGAGCAGGGAAGCGGCTTGGTAGCCGACGCTTTCTGCCGCGTTGTCCAGCATTGAAAGCTTGGGACGCGTGATGCTACTAGCGATCTCGTCATACTCAGCTGCCAGTACAGCAATCGACTCCGGGACACCAAGTCCAACGTACTTCGCGGCCTCGATCAACTGACGAGATGTCTGGGTATCGATGGCCAAGATCGCACAGGGAGTCGGTAACGTTATCAACCATTTTCCCAAAGTTCGAATCTGGTCAATCCATGGCTCATCGCGATCGATCCCTGTCGCGGGGTAGGTATGGCACTGGTATCCCGCTTTGGCCAGAAACTGCGAATAAGCGCGGCCGAACAAGTCGTCGTAATTTGGACGCCAATGCGAACCACAGTAGGCGAAATGGGTGTACTTTTTCTCTAAGTAGTATTTCGCGGCCAGCCTTCCGCTCTCTTCTTCATCCAATGTACATCGCGCGATCGAACCTGGACCGTAGTCGTACCAAGACACATTCACGCACGGAATTTCTGCCGCCAAGATTTCGTTGGCAAGCTGCGCATTGTTGACACGCCCGATCACGCCATCGGCATCCCAACCTTTCGGAAGTCGCAGAGGCTCGAACTTACCGCGTGGTTCTAGAAAGACATTCCAAGGTTCGCCACATTCATCGAGATAGGTTCCCACTCCGCGCACCATCCCAGAGCCCCATCCAGTTGACGTTTCTATCAGGACGATCACGTTTTTCATGCGAAATACTTCGTTACCTATCGATCTTCTCAGGCAGTACTCGGGCTGCGCATTTCGTCATTATATCTTTCGCATGGATGGGTGGTGAGCTACGCAGTATCGTGCAATACGCATGCTTTGGCCATGTCTGCGCTCGAAATTAAGCGGCCCTTAACGATACGTTAACACATTCAAGGAGAAAAATGTGAATTTAAGCCTTATTGCGCGAATCGTCTCGAACATTGCGCAAATGGCCGTGGAGTCTCCAACATAGATTCGCAAAATGGCAACCGTTGCGAGCAGTCGTCGCTACCGTGGCAATGCCTCTGTTGCACTTATGCAGTTGCCGACTGCCTGGCATCGAAGGAATTCGTGGGGGACGAATTCACACATTCATTTCGTTCATATTTGGGGAACTCAGCATGTCTCGTTACCGAATGCAAAAGGCATTCACCCTAGTCGAACTTCTTGTGGTGATCGCCATTATTGGTGTCCTGATTGC is a window of Bremerella sp. TYQ1 DNA encoding:
- a CDS encoding DNA-binding transcriptional regulator, whose product is MKNVIVLIETSTGWGSGMVRGVGTYLDECGEPWNVFLEPRGKFEPLRLPKGWDADGVIGRVNNAQLANEILAAEIPCVNVSWYDYGPGSIARCTLDEEESGRLAAKYYLEKKYTHFAYCGSHWRPNYDDLFGRAYSQFLAKAGYQCHTYPATGIDRDEPWIDQIRTLGKWLITLPTPCAILAIDTQTSRQLIEAAKYVGLGVPESIAVLAAEYDEIASSITRPKLSMLDNAAESVGYQAASLLDRIMQGEEDGSAVVTISPTNVISEQSTDWTVLPDDRLVSALRFVRDNYHRPIQVADLAEQAGTSRRLLEQLFDRYLDVSPSKQIMSVRLDMAKQLLDRSVLSIADIAARCGFDSPEVMCRAFRRELDVSPSQYRRSRRIS